The genomic segment TATCTCTCACCCTATGGTATTGTTGATCAAGTGTGAGGAATATGCAGCCTGAGGTTGGGTTTTATTCATGCAGTTTCCAGGAACCCCATGAGGATGATGACGACGACGACGATGATGATGAGAAGGCCCCAAAGCCTCCCATGATGGTGCCAATGGCAGATATCTTGAATCATGTGGCCAATCACAATGCACGCCTGGAATTTACACCAGTGAGTATTGGCGGGGGCAGGACAGTTGACTATGGGTGTTGATACATTTGTAATGGTAGCAAGCTATATTTTTCCTGTGTAATTTCTACTCTTGCATTTACAGGAATGTTTGAAAATGCTGTCCATCAGAAAGATCAGTAAAGGTGAAGAGATATTTAATACATATGGTCAGCTCGCTAACTGGCAACTCTTGCACATGTATGGTTTCACTGAACCATATCCTAGCAACACACACGAGGCCATGGATATCCGAATGCAGATGATGTATGATGCTGCCCTGCAAGGTTGGTCTTGGAGCTATGTTACCAGCCTGAGTGGAAGTCTGCAGCTTGGAGAGGCAATCTGACCAGAATGTTCTTTGTGTTTTAAGCTGTGCGGACAGACGAGGAGAGGAAGCTACTGATGGAAAAATGGGAATTCCTGACTGAGTTGGAGATAGTTGGAGAAGAGGGGGATTTTGTGATTGGTCAGGCAGGAGTCCTGACAGAGGAGGAACTGTACAGTACACTGAAGGTGGGGTTCAGCATTTTGTTGGTATTGGGTGGGTGATATTTCATAATTTGAATACATATTAAGAGCTTTGATAACTTATTTTTCATGTCATTAACCACTGAGGCCACACGTGCTCCGTAAAAAGCAGAGATGAAATTTTACTGAGCAagttatctggaatgcactgcctgaaagggtggtacaaGCAGAAGAAATATCTTTCAAAAGGGGATAAACTTGAGGAAACAAGTGGGACTAAACATGAGCTCTTTCAAGGAGCGTTAGATCCATAGGCCAAATTGTGCCTCCTACACTAGATCGTCACCCAAGGCCCATTTTAACTGGGAACATGATCACTTTTTGTGAATTTAGGTGATTTTGCAGCTTTTAGGCACTTTGCTTTCAGTGTGAAGTGACATTGGGTTAATGCAGCTGTAAGACTTATTGGAGTTATCCTCTCTCATGAACAGGTCCTCAGCATGTCACTGATGGAATTTGAAGAATACAAAGCCAATGATGGGTGGGATGAGGATGAGGAAGATGATCTTTCTAGTCTCGACAATGCCGTAATACCCAAACTGAAGCCTGCTTGGAAGCAACTTCTACGCAACACTGTTACAATGAGACTAAAATCCTACAGCTCAGGACTAAAAGAGGAGGAAGCCACCTTGGCGAATGAGGAGACCTACCGCCAGCTCAGTAAACGAGAACGTGACTCCCTGCAGGTCCGATATGCGCAGAAAATGATTTTACATCGACTCCTGCAGCTCACTGAGTAACATCACCAGCACCTATGGAATAAAATCCTGTGTTTATATTTGTGAAATTGTTATTTGACTTTACACCCGTTATACCAGGCCACAGGGTTAAAGGTCCTGCAATGGTTTTCAACCAGATCAGATTCTCCAGGTGAAGGATTCAATTACATGCTTCCCTTCTCCATTGGAAATTTTCTCTATGCTGCACCTTCACCCATCCAATGGCAGTGCTTAGTTCCAGGAGAAAATAATCACAATGTTTAATCACCAAGGGTTTTTGGACCATTCCCATTCCTCAGTCTCCCACATGGGTGGAAGATTGTGTCAGTTAATGTCACTGAGAACAAGCATTATACTTCTTTGAATCCGGCATCATGCAAGTGTCTGAAAAAGTTGACAATTTTGCAACCTGGATCTCGCACGTTTAATCATCATTTGACACTAAGTAATTGTCTTAAATGCAGTTTTGAGCCGCTTTACAAATCTTCCAACTGGTCATAAAACTGATCTCAAGAGtgcttcaccattcaattagatcatagctgatttGCAAATTAACTCCCATTTTAGAAACATAGCACACCCTTtgcgtctgctccatcattcattaggatcatggctgatcatccaattcaatagcctaattctgctttcccccccatatccttagaGTGCTATatcgcaatgttttggcctcaaccacttcctgtggtgaaaaattccacaggctgaccactgagtgaagaaattcctcctctctgTCCGAAATGGGTTACCCCGTATCCACAGactgtgatccctagttctggacgcacccactatcaggaatatccttcctgcatccaccctgtctagtcatgttagaattttataggttcttgagatccaccctcattcttctccagtgaatacaatcctaaccgatttctCCTCATTTTCCTACCCGTGCTCATGTTCTATTACTCTCAGCCTTTTGGGAGTTTTACATTTCAATCAGCCTTTGTTGGAAAACATATTTGGTTATTATGCACCCTATTTCTTAGTTAACCTATTTGCTCTGCAAAGGGAATCATCAGTTTTAAAAAACCTTGATTATATCACTGATGCTGACATCTAGTCAATGACCATAAGCTTTTTCACTAGATTTCTTAATGTTTCAATTGCAATGAATTAACTTGGAAAAACACATTTCAACCTCTGACTTAACTCAAAATTGCACAGCAATTTGAAGCGTTCAGCTGATAAAAGCATTGAAATAGCGGAGATGTAGAGACCAGATCATATACTTGATTTGAAATCGCCCCTGCTCGTAGTATCAGAATGGTGCTATATATAATTAGCCTCCTGATTAAGATAAACAAAATTATTGCCATGTTAGCAGGTAAACATAGGGGAGAAGAAACCAGCATGTCCACTCTGCACTTACACCCAAACTCCACAATGCTGGGACATGGGGAGAAAATACTTTCCTGACGAATGCAATAAAACTCTAACTCCAAGGCAATCAAACAAAACTCCAAGAAACCACAGCATCAAAATACAGACTTATCTCCAAATCATTTACAAGGACTGCAGCAACAAAGACTCCAGTGTCACCACTGCTGCAAGTGCAAACCTTCAATGAAGGGAAAGATGCACTAAAAAACACCTGAACTGTACAATCTCAGAAACAAGGGTATGTTCACTACCTGCATCAGAAGCTGCTCATGAGTTTTCTGCTCTGCTAAGCTCTTAGAATCTTGCATTTGAGGAAAAGCTACTTAAAGCCTCTTAATACAATATCCAAATGGAGCTGGTTCATTCATATTCTGCCCTTTTCTGCATATTGCAGTATGCTCGTCAACCCTTGTTCAAATTGGAAATTAATTCAAAGCAATGTCCACCATGGAGGGGTGTTTCTGCGCTAGTTCATGACATGTTACCTTTGCTCATGTGTTTTCCTTTGTTGGGAAGGGCCAGGTTTGTACTGTGGAAACCTGTAGCAACATCCAGCTGGCCCTGTTAATGTAGCAACTCTATGCCAGTTACTGATCTCTGCTGAGTTAGCCATTCCTACTGAGCAGTATTCCAGTACCTTGCCTGTGTTGAGGAGGAATCAGCCAGTGTTCATAACCCTGATCATTTCCAGCAACCCGTGCTGTAAAGTGAACCTGTCTGGCCAGGACGCATACAGACTTGAAATATTAACACAAAAaagtttctccacagatgctgccagaccagagtttttccaacattttctgtttttatttcggtcAGGACAGGGTTCGGTTCAGCTTTGATGACCTTTACAGGGGTTTGCTGAGTGAACACATGACTATGGTACCAGTCTTGTAAACCCAAAGAAAACTGAGGCACATAAACAAGTTTCAAATCCAGACCTGTTTTGTATTTTTCTAAGACCACAAATCCTATCATCTCATTAGCCCAAGCATCAGGTTATCCTCAATGCACGAGCTGGCTCTCACTGACATACAAGTTAAGTAACATTTCTCCCTTCAATTTGTCCCCCTTCCCCTCTCACAACATTGTAAATGGGAGAACAAGCTTGCAGCTTCACCTACCTCTTCATTGCTGCTTCAGCAACTTTAACATTCGGGTCCCATAGAGCCCACCTTACCCGTGGCAACCCAACACTCCAATCCCTTGCAACCCAGTCCTGTTCGCACTTGTATTTCTTACTTGCCAGTTCAGAGGACTTGGAAATTTAGCGCCACTGCCTCCCTGATGGATAAACCCTAACTTAGGACAGAAAAATTTGTTAGTAGCAGCAACTTTAGCTAAACATGGAATGATTCAAACTTTTGCAAGCCCTGGCTCTAATGCATTTTGTGCCACTGAATACCACAGCAAAGCCCTTGTAGGTACACTGGCCTTTTATCTCTGAGCCAGGGTGAAATCAGCTGAGTTTTTCCTGTCTTTTAGCCAGAAGACTCTTATGCAGCCTCATCAATTCAGCACTAATCGGTGAGGTCACGCAAACAGGCCTATGGTCAGTTGTGCAAGAAATGGGAAAACCGGTCCAAATCGGGGTCTTTTTCTGAAGGCAGGGAGAACTGAGCAAGCTTCACTCACCTGAACTGTTATGAGACATGCAGGTTGCAGACACCGGATGTCTGAAATGGAGAACCGTCCATTCCCAATCACAAACATCCCTCACCCTGATGAGCAGACAAATAAAACTCAAGCAGCAACTGagcaggcggagtttggggtggACTGTGAGCGATGTTGCAATATGGAGGCGAATAGTGCTGAACACAACACAGGCTGGTTCCAAGCAAGTCTTCCATAAAATTTGAAATGTGAATTAATCTCCCAATTATACCCTCCACACTTTGTAATTTAAAATAACGCTGAATTATCCACAAAAATGTGAGTTACAgtacaaattttaaaagagcaaaaTAGTGGATTCATGGATTAATGGCAAGATTAAAAAAACTAACATAACAGATGTACAAACAGGTTCAGAACCAGCCTGGGTTATACAATGAACACAATCCTAAACTTTAGTGTCTAGAGGCAATAAACAAAGAGGAGGTTGCTGCATGACATGGGTTTTAATGCATTAACTACAATATGCTTACATACAAGAGTGTTAAGTGGCAGAACTAGAGCCAAGGAAACTACAAAGACTACAAAATACAACACATGGACCAATACATTTACAAAACAACATTCAAAATCCTTACAAAATGGCCTGTATTGGTCCTTGGTTTCTTTTTACAAACTTAATCGACTCCGTGCCGCAAAACTGGCTCTTTTTATCCCACAATTTACAGAATTCAGGGAGAACCTTTTGTTTTCCTTCGCATTAACATGGTGTATGCTGCACTCAGCCTGGGACACCACTTTTGGTTTATGGATAGAAGGAGCTGCTCATCTTCAAGACAAaaactttaaaaataaaaaaacttTTTGCAAACCATAGTGGAATCCCCATACCACTCTGCTGGAGATTTATTTTCTGTATATATATTAGAAAGAGGACAAATAATAGTTGAtattgctctccccccccccccccccccccccaaatcacccccCGCACAAAGGGGGGAAAACGCATCAAAACGAAGAGCAGCTCCTGGAACATCTCTTGAGGATCTGGGCCTTGGCTGGAGTTTGGGACAGTGGAGGAGTGGGCAGGGGAAAAGAAATCTGTCCCAGACATGCTTCAATTATCAGCTGCCAACAGTAATAACTGGGTAAAAGTCGGTTTAATACAATTTGCACAGATGGAGATAGTCCAGTTTAAGGTTGCACTCCCTTTTATTTACATTGTTTTTTTATATATCATTTCAAATGATATTCACAGCATTTGTTTTTTTTTGGCCAAGTGACAAATGAAAAATAAAACATGTCCAACATGAAGTCAGTGCTTCACCGACCACTGTTCCTATGTCTGACTCATGCAGCTCACTGCATCGGATTGGAAGAACCAACAAGTTACACAACCAACGTCAGTTTCAAGAAAAACACAGGCTGCCCATCACTCTTTCCATGTTGCATGTCCAAGGTGGTATTTCTTCATCGTTTTAACTGGCGCCAGTGCCTTCCATTACTTGTTGTGCCTGCTTCTGTCCCATACAAcactgagctacagactggaacaaCCTGCAAAACACCCATCAGCCACACATTAATTAGTTAAGAGGTTATAGACCAATCAAAAAaagaaaatgctttacagccaattaagtaattttgaagtatagtcatcgttgtaatgtaggaaacattttAATGCACAGGAcgatcccacaaagagcaatgaaATAAATGATCTGTTTAGTGACATTAGTTTGAGGGATCAAGATTGGCCAAGAACCAGGAGAACTCGTCTGCATTTCTTCAAATTGTGCCATTGGAGATTATGTACTCAAATCTGTGCAGTgagacttgaatccacaacctgaGACTCTGTGCTGTCCATTGAGCCATGGTGTCAAACACCACAGGGACATTTTCCGTGTATTAAGCAGCTAACCATCAATATACATCTTAGATAAGGTTACAATCTTTAGAAGGTCATAAGGTGGGATGTCCTCTCAAACCACACCAATGGCTTAATAGCTCATGATTTTGTGATAAGGTAACAGATGCAATGTTTGGCTTGGGAGTGCAGCAGCAAACTTCCCATACAATTGGCTCTGTATCAGTGGGCTTGGAAGGGATGAAAAAAATTAGCCAGAGCTCTTGCTCTTAATCATTAATTTAAAGGACGTTGCGTATGTGCAAACACCGAGACCATGCCCTCCAATTGATGGTGCCCACGATGAGTCACATGAAGAGCTGCCACTTGTACAGTGCACTTCCCACTCATTCTTAATAGGGTACATTCAAGCAACAATTTCAGGaaaaattggaaagaaaaatattcTCAATATGATTACTAATTCACAGCATCGACTTGCAAACATTTAAATCTGCCATCTTTTCAAAGATGCAGTGTATGGTATTTCAACAATTGAGAAAAGTGAACTTACAGAAAGGTCAGAAGTAAAACTGGAAAGGAAACAGAACTGGATAAACTGGGAAGTAAACACGTGGAACACTCTAAACTGCTCCGATCGTACAGCACTCCCCAGCACTGCACTGAGACATTGACATTTCTGAAGGCAATGGCCTGATGCTTGAAACACAAATTCTCAACTAAGTACTAGTTTGGTGCAAGAGCATACCTGGGGCTCGGGTCAGATATTTGGAGAGAGGTATAAGCTGCAACCTACAGAAGCAAAAGACAAACTCTCTCAATAACGAAAGATCCGATATCTGAGGAGGATTCAAGGGAAAAAAAGGATGAAGCCAAAACAACTTACTTTTCAATCTCAGGTGCACAGTGGACAAACTCGTGGTTCCAGAATTTGAAGGCTGGGTTTTTAATCAGCTCAATAAAGGTGATGAGGAGCCCCCACGGATGAGGCCTGTTTACAATTAGCCTCTCCAAAAGCACCCTGACGTAAATCAAAAAGCAGCAGTCACAATTCAGCCTCATGATGTTAAATATTTGTTCACTGAATCAGGGCAAGGATTGCAACGATAACAAAACCTTACTTGTTAACTTGGTGAAATTTTGCACATTGAACTCAAAACATACTTTAAATACATAATGTGAAGGTTGTACCGGTTTTCATAAAACGACTATATTTCGTGTTACTCCCCATTCTACTTAAATTCAACCTCTCTCTAGTTTTTGCTACTCCTCTATAAGTAGCACAGACAGCCCAAACTCAGGACAAAGATTTGTAGCATACTCACAACAGGTTTACAATGCATATCCCCCAAAACAAAATCAAACATTATCCTAATTTGCAGTATTGGGAAGTATCAGCCCAAGATACAGGGAAGTGAGAGACTTCTTCAGTTCCTCACCTGGTGATCTGCTCCTGTATAGCTTCTGTGTTGGCTTCAGCAAACAGATACAGCATAGTACAGCTGAAATAGTGGGTGTGGCTGTTTGGGTAacgcagctgattggcaatggcatTCAGGAACAAATACCGACCTGAAATATGAAAGAGTGATTATCCTGGATGGTCAGAGATGGAAGATTAAAAGCCCATCCTCAACATTTTTCGGAATACAAAAGAAACATCAAGATTACTCTGCTTGGGTATCACAGTGCCATTTAATCTCAGATTGAGGTAAACGCAAGAAGTAGATATTTGCGTAATCATCCACAGTTAGCTTTTTAAAACTTCAAACAAGAAATTAGCCTGGGTTATTTTACCCAGTTACCATCATACCAATTAGCTGAGTCAAGGTGTTACTAACTAACTTTAAATGAGCTGCCACCATTGACAAACATTATAACACAAGATGCAGCTCTCTGGGGAGGACAACGAGGAAAAACACCAGTTTACATTTTCTGAGATTCAGGTCGTGGCTGGGAGAAGGACAAGAAGATAGCAAGCACTTCTCCCCTTAAATCTTCTCCCCTAAAGGTGGAGTCCAGCTGGGTTTTGTGAGGTGGAAAGTTGTCACTTTTCACTTCAGTCGAGTAGCAATCAGCAGCCTGTCTGACCAAAGCACACTCTGCAGACTTTCCAGATGGAGTCCGCGGTTATCAAAATGATTGGGATTTCAGGAAATGGTAAAGGGGAAACTAGTACCATTACGGCAGCAGAAGAAGATTAAGAGAAAGTTACATATATCCTTAAAACATAAAAACCTCCACCAGTAACTGATGGAAATAGAATCAAAAAGGAAGTGGATAAACATTGAAAAATACACATTCTGAAGGTTATGGAATAGGAAAGGAGAATGAGACTGGATTGAGAGCTTTTTCCAGAGAGTCAGCACAGGCACAATATTTCAAAACCAGAAATTCGGACTGATTTTTCTACTCCCTAGCCGAGCGTTGCTGAGGCTAATGACAGCAATTCCACTGCTGTCTGTGACAGATCAGTTAACATAGTGCATCTCAAAATCCCAGATGAACACAGTTTAACAAACATGCCAGTGGGTTTTTTACTGAAAACATTTGTCTGTCTCTCTAGCCTTTGACAATTGACAGAATAGAGATACTACATCGTGAAAGCTGACCAGTGCCTCACCTTCTGTGTCAAGGTCCACAGCCAGGTTCTGGAAGATGTCCATGTGGGCAGAATGTGTGATGGTgctcatggatggcgtgctgcccttgtTATGAATGTGAGCAATCGCCTGCGTTCCCACATACAGCACCAGGGCATTTATTAGTTGGATGTTGTACCGATTACCAGGTTCATTTGATACCTGAAATACAAAGAAAGGAATAACTATGCTCTCTGCACAAACTTATTACTATTAGAGAGCACAATATGTCATTTCATGGTGATGGGACAGTGATTAGAAGCAGGAGGATTAGCTTTCCATCTCCCCGGTCAAGAGATGCCACGATTAGCTGTTGTAACCCCTCCTGCTGTCTCATCAAGATCAGCAACTCAACACTGACCAGTGATAAAACCTAGGACATGCCAGCCTGCCTGTTGGGCAACCGATGGTGAGGCTATCAAGAGAATTTACTCTCTCGTCTTCTCATCAAGGATTACTTGATTAAATATTTTCCAATCGGTTAACACCATTGCAAACAACTTAACACCACTGACTGCAAACAATCCACATCATTGTAGCAAACAACAATTATTCATGATGTTTGGTTAAAACTTGGCATGGCTATAGAAAATGTGCAGTTTTTCTTTAGCGCCCAGTGTTCCCTGAGCAATCTGCTCTGGCCAAGAAACTCTCAACATCAACCTCATTCTGGTCACCAAAATCAGCGAACTGGAGCAGCAGGATGCAGCACCCAACCACTTAAAACACTTCAATCCCTCATTAGGgcatgagattcaggctactaggatTACAGAGCATGTGTTACTTTTTGTAATCTCTCATTTCTCCTGAGTTTTTCTGTTACTTTGCTAATACAGTTTTCAAGGTGAGCAAGATCAACTCTTTCCATCTGAAATTCACAAAGCAACCAAGGATGCATGACTGGCAACTTTGAAATTGACAGTAAAGCAAATTATAATTATAATCATCACTTGTTGGTCGATTGAAGCCACTCTTCATTTTAAATGTTTTAAGTGGTGAGGTCTGTACAAAATAGATCCTCAATGAATTGTAACCCATGTAACGCCATTCCTGAAAATTGCATGAAGGACAGTAAAAGGAGAGACTCTTCTCCCACTCTAAGGAAATGGTAAAACTTGCAATAAATGAACTGAACACAAACATCTAGCAGCTGAAACGGTATTTTCAACATTTAGCTAGTTGGGTCTGCATGAGCAGAACACGAGGATGAAAAATATTGCAGTACAACTCCTTCCTGCCATATATGGTTTGAAAACATTGAACTAAACCAGTACTGCTAGCTGCCCCAGCCAAGCAAGTTGAAAGGTCATTATTCACACAAACCCCACAAGGTTACGGAAATGGATGAATAAAGGGCATTAATGAGGTCAGCGGTAATGCTTAGAACTCTCTTGCCCCTTCCACCATAGTTCAATTCGATGCCACCAGTCTATTCCTTATGGGATCATATTTTCATAAGAGATCTCCTCCCATTCAAACCTTATGACAGCGGATTCTCTATGTAGCATATACTCAGGCAAGCTGCTCAGGCCAAACCCACACACAACAAACCTGGGTGCGAGTTTTTAAAGCACGGCAGAACTGAACTCGCTGTGTCTTATGCACAATTAGTTCCCTGTTTCAATTACTTCCCCTGTGTGACAATGCTGGCTCTGGATGCCTGGTTCTTTTAACCTCATGAGTCCAGTAGCTAACATCACACATTCAGACAAGCAATATCAGCCTGGATGAACTCGATGAACACTTTACATGCAAATATACAGCTCTCACTTTCTGAAACTTCAGGTTATATACCTAGTGCACCTCCTATTGCATGTTTGTGTCTATAAACAGTAATTTTAGATCTGTATAATTTCTGAATAATTAATAGCTCATAAAAATGAGATGTAATTACCCTTGTCCTGCTCACCTGCAGGTTACTGCGTAGCTCTGAGAGAAAGGTGACCGGTGAACGGGTCTTCAAATAGGAATCCAAGTCCTTCTTAAACTGAGGTGGCATCACTCCTGTGAAGTTGGTCAATATCCGAGGAGCAATGTTGATTTCACTCAGCATATCCACCTGCCATACAATGTAAAAACATTCCTCATTAGGGGGTCAGGATTATAACAACAAAGTGATTCACAATGGAGCCTAGTTCTAACCACCCTTTAAACAGGTTCATCAATTCTGGACAGATACATCCCTTCCTATTCTCTGCTCAAACCCTTTGTCCTTACAGGAACAATCAGCATGGAGCTCTTCAACTTTCAATTTGCATACATATAAAAACAAGCAGCAAATTTCATTTCAGTGGAGGACTGACTTGCATATTCTTGCTTTCAATTTATGCACTGCAATGTTAAAAAGCAGTCTACAaactggattggtcatgctaaattgcccttagtgtccagggtgtgcaggttaggttacagggattgggtggggcagagtgctctttcggaggaccagtgcagacacgataggccgaatggctatccttctgcactgtagggattctatgttaaaTGGACTAATTGATTGTTGTCATAGAGAGCACAATAGACTACAGTTAATGCTGTATGATTAACATCCAAATCATGAAAATTTTGA from the Scyliorhinus torazame isolate Kashiwa2021f chromosome 10, sScyTor2.1, whole genome shotgun sequence genome contains:
- the setd6 gene encoding N-lysine methyltransferase setd6 isoform X1, whose protein sequence is MASRAKRLKVESTATLEYSEGKIEAGLVQFLDWCTQSGLVLSSKVCVSKEGTVADYGLVAKNEIEEGEMLFSVPRSAVLSQYTTPICDLLKKEEAALESPSGWVPLLLSMMFEITSSESRWKSYFSLWPDFSSLHHPMFWSEEERNRLLLGTGVALAVEKDLLNIEEEYNSIVLPFMKSHPNTFDPQKHTLDLYKKLVAFIMAYSFQEPHEDDDDDDDDDEKAPKPPMMVPMADILNHVANHNARLEFTPECLKMLSIRKISKGEEIFNTYGQLANWQLLHMYGFTEPYPSNTHEAMDIRMQMMYDAALQAVRTDEERKLLMEKWEFLTELEIVGEEGDFVIGQAGVLTEEELYSTLKVLSMSLMEFEEYKANDGWDEDEEDDLSSLDNAVIPKLKPAWKQLLRNTVTMRLKSYSSGLKEEEATLANEETYRQLSKRERDSLQVRYAQKMILHRLLQLTE